One Candidatus Syntrophosphaera sp. genomic window carries:
- a CDS encoding NTP transferase domain-containing protein, whose product MPLSDLIAVIPASGKGGRFGQPKALASYEGKAFAEHITSTLLESGVDNVIVAVGYDTPDMLATLRQAIDEQGNTAAKGYLVWPVDHPFVRKDTVLNLIQAWREQPVAVIRPSHGGQSGHPIIIPAWLDLNADDGGQGLAGLIRAQACTVIDVPVEDPNVLRNINYPKDLEN is encoded by the coding sequence ATGCCCTTATCTGACCTAATCGCCGTCATTCCCGCCTCCGGAAAGGGAGGCCGTTTCGGTCAGCCCAAAGCGCTGGCCAGCTACGAAGGAAAAGCCTTTGCCGAGCATATCACATCCACTTTGCTGGAATCTGGTGTCGATAACGTCATAGTGGCCGTGGGTTATGACACTCCAGACATGCTGGCCACTCTGCGCCAAGCCATTGATGAACAGGGAAATACCGCCGCCAAGGGATATCTCGTCTGGCCGGTCGACCATCCCTTTGTCAGGAAAGACACAGTTCTGAACCTGATCCAAGCTTGGCGGGAACAGCCGGTCGCCGTGATCCGACCCTCGCACGGAGGCCAAAGCGGCCACCCCATCATCATCCCGGCCTGGCTGGACCTCAATGCGGATGATGGTGGACAAGGCCTTGCCGGCCTCATCCGCGCCCAGGCCTGCACGGTGATAGACGTGCCGGTGGAAGACCCTAACGTGCTGCGCAACATAAACTATCCCAAAGACTTGGAGAACTGA
- a CDS encoding nitroreductase family protein: MELKELIASRHSVRDFLPDPIPEDILRDILEAGRLAPSAQNKQPWRYLVFQDPNEIKKLARNCGLIGLSNFFISKAPCLIIACADASKNVRINQQDYYLVDTAISFQQMILTAWDHGIGSCWLAAFSEKVLSKYLKLPKSWRIVALSPFGYPADKGVYAKLMSSFAGSNDRLPLDKIVTYYPTEDK; the protein is encoded by the coding sequence ATGGAACTCAAGGAACTGATCGCCAGCCGCCACAGCGTGCGCGATTTTCTGCCCGATCCCATACCGGAAGACATCTTACGCGATATATTGGAAGCCGGGCGCCTGGCTCCTTCTGCCCAGAACAAGCAACCCTGGCGCTATCTGGTCTTTCAGGATCCCAATGAAATCAAGAAACTGGCCAGGAATTGTGGCCTGATCGGTCTCTCGAACTTTTTCATCAGCAAAGCGCCCTGCCTCATCATCGCCTGCGCGGATGCCTCCAAAAACGTGCGCATCAACCAGCAGGATTACTATCTGGTGGATACCGCCATCTCTTTCCAGCAGATGATCCTGACCGCCTGGGACCACGGGATCGGCAGTTGCTGGCTGGCCGCCTTCAGCGAAAAAGTGCTGAGCAAATACCTCAAACTGCCAAAAAGCTGGCGCATCGTTGCCCTTTCCCCCTTCGGCTACCCCGCTGACAAAGGGGTCTATGCCAAACTTATGTCCTCCTTTGCCGGGAGCAACGACAGACTGCCTTTGGACAAGATCGTAACTTATTACCCGACAGAGGATAAATGA